Proteins from one Anopheles nili chromosome 2, idAnoNiliSN_F5_01, whole genome shotgun sequence genomic window:
- the LOC128722048 gene encoding zinc finger protein 726-like, translating to MFQLRLNEEYLLLCRLCLECDDTEYVSIYDKHENEAFSKIIKTCIGIKIRKNDGLTQFICTNCRNELVKFYKIRKKSFEVDKILRALRSTVLLAAFICCGCNSSTEFDSQEDLDAHCEKEHKKYRITDNSIRPFECNVCFQRFLSETLLKHHRERAYRKRPYICRSCATAFFTNSALKRHEKMCNVVGSSYTCEQCGKRFRQILTLNNHRKLHQTEKTFSCPICAKTFKQKFEIPIHMITHTGEQPYPCDQCPARFKRKQALKNHQRHHLNPRPFKCTTCDEWFGSAAARKFHQQTVHEGLDPFRCEQCGISYGRRLRLTQHRKKFHGDSL from the exons TATCTTTTGTTGTGTAGACTTTGTCTAGAATGTGACGATACTGAGTATGTATCTATCTACGACAAGCatgaaaatgaagcttttagtaaaataataaaaacttGCATCGGTATAAAG ATTCGAAAAAACGATGGGCTCACACAATTCATTTGCACCAACTGTCGAAATGAGTTAGTAAAATTCTataaaattcgaaaaaaatcGTTTGAAGTAGACAAAATACTTCGTGCGCTACGTAGTACAGTAT TATTAGCAGCGTTTATTTGTTGTGGTTGCAATTCTTCTACAGAATTCGACAGCCAGGAGGACCTGGACGCACACTGCGAAAAGGAGCATAAAAAGTATCGTATCACCGATAATTCGATTCGGCCTTTCGAATGTAATGTATGCTTCCAACGGTTTTTATCCGAGACTCTTCTCAAACATCATAGAGAACGCGCCTACCGGAAGCGACCGTACATCTGTCGATCATGCGCTACTGCTTTCTTTACAAATTCAGCTTTGAAACGCCATGAAAAAATGTGCAATGTCGTTGGGAGTAGTTATACCTGCGAGCAATGCGGCAAGCGGTTTAGACAAATACTTACACTAAATAACCACCGCAAACTGCACCAAACGGAAAAAACCTTTTCTTGTCCCATCTGCGCTAAAACGTTTAAACAAAAGTTTGAGATTCCCATTCACATGATTACGCATACTGGTGAGCAGCCTTACCCATGCGATCAGTGTCCGGCAAGGTTTAAGCGCAAGCAGGCGCTTAAAAATCACCAGCGCCATCATTTAAACCCACGACCGTTCAAATGTACAACGTGTGATGAATGGTTCGGCAGCGCGGCAGCCAGAAAATTTCACCAACAAACTGTCCACGAAGGATTGGACCCATTCCGATGCGAACAATGTGGCATCAGTTACGGGCGTAGGTTACGACTTACACaacatagaaaaaaatttcatGGGGATAGTTTGTGA